In Dyadobacter subterraneus, a single genomic region encodes these proteins:
- a CDS encoding FAD binding domain-containing protein, whose translation MNNFSYTRASNISEAIQKVSADADTKFVAGGTNLIDLWKYNLTNFNALVDINSIQDHHNIEEKADGGVRLGAFAKNAQTAYHPIIEERYPLLSRAILAGASGQIRNMATNGGNLLQRTRCYYFYDPAVPCNKREPGSGCSAIKGYNRIMAIFGTSENCIAVFPSDMCIALAALDAVVNVSGPGGERSLPFADFHRLPGDTPHLDNNLNPDEIITSIDLPEKGFSKNYSYLKLRDRNSYAFALVSVATAFELEGDKIKDARIALGGVAHKPWRVKQAEEFLQNNTASRENFVAAADIIVKDAVAYEYNSFKIELTKRAIIRNCMMALNPETQLPGAQPSA comes from the coding sequence ATGAATAATTTCAGTTATACAAGAGCCAGCAATATCAGTGAAGCCATTCAGAAAGTAAGCGCTGACGCGGATACAAAATTTGTGGCGGGCGGTACCAATCTGATTGATTTATGGAAATACAACCTGACGAATTTTAATGCGCTGGTTGATATAAATTCTATACAAGACCATCACAATATTGAAGAAAAAGCGGATGGGGGCGTTCGGCTTGGCGCTTTTGCCAAAAATGCACAGACTGCATACCATCCTATTATAGAAGAGCGGTATCCATTACTATCAAGAGCAATCCTGGCCGGGGCTTCAGGACAAATCCGGAATATGGCAACCAACGGTGGCAATCTTTTGCAAAGAACGCGGTGTTATTATTTTTACGATCCGGCTGTTCCCTGCAATAAACGTGAGCCTGGCAGCGGGTGTTCTGCAATTAAGGGTTATAATCGTATTATGGCCATTTTCGGTACAAGTGAAAACTGTATCGCCGTTTTTCCGTCAGACATGTGTATTGCTTTGGCAGCGCTGGATGCGGTTGTAAATGTGAGCGGCCCGGGAGGCGAGCGCAGCTTACCATTTGCCGATTTTCACCGTCTGCCTGGCGATACACCACATTTGGACAACAATCTGAATCCGGATGAAATAATCACCAGCATTGATCTTCCCGAAAAAGGTTTTTCAAAGAATTACTCTTATCTAAAACTGCGCGACAGAAATTCCTACGCTTTTGCACTGGTTTCAGTAGCAACTGCTTTTGAGTTGGAAGGCGATAAAATAAAAGACGCGCGGATTGCATTAGGTGGTGTGGCACATAAGCCATGGCGTGTAAAACAGGCAGAAGAATTTCTCCAAAATAATACTGCATCCCGGGAAAATTTTGTGGCCGCTGCGGACATTATTGTAAAAGATGCAGTGGCTTACGAGTACAACAGTTTTAAAATTGAATTGACAAAAAGAGCGATTATTCGTAATTGTATGATGGCTCTCAATCCCGAAACGCAATTGCCGGGAGCTCAGCCATCAGCCTAA
- a CDS encoding aminotransferase class V-fold PLP-dependent enzyme gives MNRRDAIKDLSMIPLAGSIMLPKTSAPEKAVSQAQVAASKEIYQAIGVEPIINCRGTFTIIGGSIERPEVRTAMDAAAQVFVQYDELAFGAGKRLAELTGAEWGMVSAGCAAGMKHVTVACVTGGNPEKLIRVPNLAGFDKTEVIIPRYSRNVYDHALRNVGVTLITVDSIEELTNAISSRTAMIYLMAGDESMKGPMSLEAISKIAKPKNIPVMVDAAAEDLTIPNVHLKMGATVVIYSGGKALCGPQCAGLVLGQKDLLMSAWQASAPHHGPGRDNKVGREETMGMIAAVEAWTKRDHAGEWKRWLSWLDNISKTVTSIDGVKTTVIEPKDQLSNRTPQLRISWDPAKFNITGEEIAELFGRTKPRIALGGGSREGSTFISITTGQMQPGDDKVVADRFVSVLSEKRTPQKTDLKPATVTLKGHWDLDVQFFSSVSKQSLIIEQDGNWLEGSHKGEFSVRELQGTVEGNEVKMRSSDRQIADNITFSFSGTAKDDTMTGSIYMGEYMTATFTAKRHKFKAKREKIFIPSGPPLAT, from the coding sequence ATGAATCGCAGAGACGCAATTAAAGATCTATCCATGATTCCGCTGGCCGGAAGTATAATGCTTCCCAAAACTTCTGCTCCTGAAAAGGCGGTAAGTCAGGCGCAGGTGGCAGCCAGCAAAGAAATCTATCAGGCAATCGGTGTTGAGCCGATTATCAATTGCCGCGGAACTTTCACCATTATCGGTGGTTCCATCGAAAGACCCGAAGTAAGAACTGCAATGGACGCAGCAGCGCAGGTTTTTGTACAGTATGATGAACTGGCTTTCGGAGCCGGAAAACGTCTTGCAGAACTGACTGGTGCGGAGTGGGGTATGGTATCGGCCGGTTGTGCGGCGGGTATGAAACATGTCACAGTGGCCTGTGTTACAGGAGGTAATCCTGAGAAATTGATTCGTGTTCCAAATCTAGCAGGATTTGATAAAACAGAAGTGATCATTCCAAGATATTCCCGTAACGTATACGATCACGCACTAAGAAATGTCGGCGTTACTTTAATAACTGTTGATTCTATCGAGGAATTGACTAACGCCATCAGCTCTCGTACTGCGATGATCTACCTGATGGCTGGCGATGAATCCATGAAAGGGCCGATGTCTTTGGAAGCAATTTCTAAAATTGCAAAACCGAAAAATATACCGGTTATGGTGGATGCTGCTGCTGAGGATCTTACTATCCCTAACGTGCATTTGAAAATGGGTGCAACGGTTGTGATTTATAGTGGAGGAAAAGCACTTTGTGGACCACAATGCGCGGGACTTGTTTTAGGTCAAAAAGATTTATTGATGTCGGCATGGCAGGCGAGTGCGCCGCACCATGGTCCTGGACGTGATAATAAAGTAGGTCGCGAGGAAACCATGGGTATGATTGCCGCGGTGGAAGCCTGGACAAAACGTGATCATGCGGGTGAGTGGAAAAGATGGCTTTCATGGCTTGACAATATTTCCAAGACTGTAACATCAATTGACGGTGTAAAAACCACAGTAATTGAGCCAAAAGACCAGCTTTCCAACAGAACTCCGCAGTTAAGGATTTCGTGGGATCCCGCTAAATTTAATATAACAGGTGAGGAAATCGCTGAACTTTTTGGCAGAACAAAACCACGGATAGCACTAGGCGGCGGAAGCAGAGAAGGTTCAACTTTTATTTCAATCACAACAGGACAAATGCAGCCTGGCGACGACAAAGTGGTTGCAGACCGTTTTGTTTCAGTTTTGTCTGAAAAACGTACGCCGCAGAAAACGGATTTGAAACCGGCGACAGTAACTCTTAAAGGTCACTGGGATCTGGATGTTCAGTTTTTCTCTTCGGTCAGCAAACAGTCACTAATCATTGAACAGGACGGAAACTGGCTTGAAGGTTCGCATAAAGGCGAATTCTCGGTTAGGGAATTGCAGGGAACGGTAGAAGGAAATGAAGTAAAAATGAGAAGTTCAGATCGTCAGATTGCAGATAACATTACTTTTTCATTTTCCGGTACAGCAAAAGATGATACGATGACTGGCTCAATTTACATGGGAGAATACATGACGGCCACTTTCACGGCAAAACGTCATAAGTTCAAAGCAAAACGAGAAAAAATATTCATTCCTTCCGGACCACCTTTGGCAACCTAG
- a CDS encoding AI-2E family transporter, which translates to MSGFNNKLRQVFFFVLILALGALLFSQLYTFFPGFLGALTLYILSRKWYFKLTFSKKWNKSATALLFMFAFVTCIVVPIYFSVQLVYSKIEHFLKNPDQIYSALNAVSNQIKDWTGQDISQSDFVKELPKRVAGFVPMLLNSSATLIGNLLMILFLSFFMFTNGPQLERAVSKFLPLRNENIDMLAQETKMMVKANALGIPIISIVQGLVAMIGYWIFGMKDFVLLGFLTGIFAFFPVIGTAAIWIPSAIFLFSSGENGKAIGLAIYSAVVTGNIDYLARISFLKKVGDVHPVITILGLIVGLKLFGFLGFIFGPLLISYFLLLLKIYTTEFGKESSAAEYDKVLEP; encoded by the coding sequence ATGTCAGGTTTTAATAATAAATTAAGACAAGTCTTTTTTTTCGTGCTTATTCTTGCACTTGGAGCATTGCTTTTTTCTCAGCTTTATACCTTTTTTCCAGGTTTCCTGGGAGCTCTGACCTTATACATTCTCAGCCGGAAATGGTATTTCAAATTAACATTCAGCAAAAAATGGAATAAGAGTGCTACCGCGCTTCTTTTTATGTTCGCCTTTGTCACTTGTATAGTAGTTCCAATCTACTTTTCTGTACAGTTAGTTTATTCCAAAATTGAGCATTTTCTAAAAAATCCGGATCAAATTTATTCTGCACTAAACGCTGTTTCAAACCAGATAAAGGACTGGACCGGACAGGATATTTCACAAAGCGATTTTGTCAAAGAACTTCCAAAACGGGTGGCAGGATTTGTACCTATGTTATTGAACAGTTCCGCTACACTTATCGGCAATTTGCTAATGATTCTTTTCCTGTCATTTTTCATGTTTACCAACGGACCGCAACTCGAAAGAGCAGTTTCCAAATTTCTGCCTTTAAGAAATGAAAACATTGATATGCTGGCCCAGGAAACCAAAATGATGGTAAAAGCAAACGCTTTGGGAATTCCAATTATTTCTATCGTTCAAGGACTTGTCGCCATGATCGGCTACTGGATTTTTGGTATGAAGGATTTCGTATTGTTAGGATTTTTAACTGGAATCTTCGCCTTTTTCCCCGTAATCGGCACGGCTGCAATTTGGATACCTTCTGCCATTTTTCTCTTTTCTTCTGGTGAAAATGGAAAAGCGATCGGACTTGCCATTTACAGTGCTGTGGTAACTGGGAATATAGATTATCTGGCCAGAATTTCTTTTCTGAAAAAAGTTGGCGACGTACATCCTGTGATTACTATCCTGGGACTGATCGTGGGATTGAAACTTTTTGGTTTCCTGGGTTTTATATTCGGTCCGTTGCTGATCAGTTATTTTTTATTACTGCTAAAAATATACACCACTGAATTTGGCAAAGAATCTTCCGCTGCTGAATATGACAAAGTACTGGAACCATGA
- a CDS encoding metallophosphoesterase family protein, with product MQGRTLVIGDIHGAYQALIQVLERTELTSSDKLIFVGDYVDGWPETALVIEHLIKLSEKHFCIFIKGNHDVWCQSWLAGDEPDKAWLENRGNSTILSYRDFDQKSRSRHLDFFSNLKDYYLDEKNRLFIHAGFTSVKGLLEETFSYNFNNDRTLLETAMAMDKNLTTDSVFYPKRLALFSEIFIGHTPTIKYNIDVPMNGGNLWDVDTGAAKDGKISVMDIDTKEFWQSDKVKDLYQI from the coding sequence ATGCAGGGTAGAACACTGGTAATTGGGGATATTCATGGGGCGTACCAAGCGTTGATACAGGTACTTGAAAGAACGGAACTGACAAGTTCGGATAAACTAATTTTCGTTGGGGATTATGTTGATGGCTGGCCCGAAACTGCTTTGGTAATTGAGCATCTGATAAAGCTGTCTGAAAAACATTTTTGTATTTTTATAAAAGGAAATCATGACGTTTGGTGTCAATCATGGTTGGCAGGTGATGAGCCCGACAAAGCATGGCTGGAAAACCGGGGAAATTCTACAATTCTAAGTTATCGGGATTTTGATCAAAAGAGCAGATCGCGGCATCTTGATTTTTTTTCAAATCTGAAAGACTATTATTTAGATGAAAAAAACCGACTGTTTATCCATGCAGGTTTCACTTCGGTCAAAGGGTTACTTGAAGAAACGTTTTCATATAATTTCAACAACGACCGGACACTTTTAGAAACGGCAATGGCTATGGACAAAAATCTGACAACCGACTCTGTTTTCTATCCAAAGCGGCTGGCACTTTTTTCTGAAATTTTTATCGGTCATACTCCGACTATAAAGTACAATATTGATGTACCGATGAACGGTGGAAATCTTTGGGATGTGGATACGGGAGCCGCAAAAGATGGGAAGATATCTGTCATGGATATTGATACCAAAGAATTCTGGCAAAGTGATAAGGTTAAGGATTTGTATCAGATTTGA
- a CDS encoding xanthine dehydrogenase family protein molybdopterin-binding subunit encodes MSNRPSIGQPISRLEGQMKVTGSAKYSGEYNTPGLLYGYVVNSTIVRGEIVSINTVDARALPGVIEIFTHDNRPSLAWFNMQYADMDAPPGSPFRPLHDNEIKYYGQPIALVVAETFELARFAASLVTVEYEEETFSTDIHVNLGKARAPKAGLATALKPPPPKPKGDFEEAYANSPVQASGEFFHGTEHHNPLELFTTTTIYEGEGKLTIYDKTQGTVNCQLYVGNVFGLHFKDVRVISPYVGGAFGAGLRPQYQLFMSVMAALELKRNVRVTLDRSQMFTFGYRPPTIQTTQFGANTDGTVTALNHEAFGQTSHFEDYTEVVVNWANMLYPAQNTLFKYNMVPLDVFSPLDMRAPGGSTGVHAIESTMDDLSYKLKIDPLQLRLINYSVDDVSMDRPYSSKELRQCYLQGAEKFGWSNRNPEPRSMRKGNKLVGYGMATGIWEAMTVPARAEAIITKEGKLLVSSAVTDIGTGTLTVMTQIAADELGLKMDDVTFSYGDSKMPFAPIQGGSFTVSTIGSAIKAAGKALRKKLFKKAADIDNSPFKNVAIEDVDFDNGNIILKQNPSVSLSFQEIVAANKGKQIRTINFSVPNVLKLKKYSRAAHSAAFVEVEVDEELGIVNVTRAVTAVAAGNIINPKTARSQILGGMIWGISKALREETITDHHFGKYMNTNLGEYHIPVHADIHELDVIFVDEKDEIVNELGSKGIGEIGLVAMPPAIANAIFHATGKRINQFPIHFDSLL; translated from the coding sequence ATGTCAAACAGACCATCGATAGGACAACCAATCAGCCGGTTGGAAGGCCAAATGAAAGTAACAGGTTCGGCAAAATATTCAGGGGAATATAATACGCCCGGATTGCTTTACGGATATGTTGTCAACAGTACCATTGTCAGAGGAGAAATAGTTAGTATCAATACAGTAGACGCCAGGGCTTTACCTGGCGTAATTGAAATATTTACACACGACAACCGTCCTTCACTGGCCTGGTTTAATATGCAGTACGCCGATATGGATGCGCCTCCTGGTTCACCTTTTCGCCCGTTGCATGATAATGAGATCAAATATTATGGTCAGCCCATCGCCTTAGTGGTTGCCGAGACTTTTGAACTTGCCCGTTTTGCGGCTTCCCTAGTCACCGTGGAATATGAAGAAGAGACATTTTCTACTGATATTCATGTCAATCTTGGTAAGGCGCGGGCTCCAAAAGCAGGTTTAGCAACAGCATTAAAACCGCCACCACCAAAGCCAAAAGGTGATTTTGAAGAGGCTTATGCCAATTCCCCGGTACAGGCTTCCGGAGAATTTTTCCACGGGACAGAACATCATAATCCTTTGGAATTGTTTACAACAACCACAATTTATGAAGGTGAAGGGAAACTGACGATTTACGATAAAACGCAGGGGACGGTGAATTGCCAGTTATATGTAGGAAACGTTTTCGGACTTCATTTTAAGGATGTCAGAGTGATTTCGCCTTATGTGGGTGGTGCGTTTGGAGCTGGTTTGCGGCCGCAGTATCAGCTATTTATGTCTGTAATGGCCGCTTTGGAATTGAAAAGAAATGTGCGGGTAACGCTGGACAGAAGCCAGATGTTCACGTTTGGATATCGACCGCCAACAATACAAACAACGCAATTTGGAGCAAATACTGATGGAACCGTAACAGCGCTTAACCATGAGGCATTTGGGCAAACTTCGCATTTTGAAGATTATACGGAAGTTGTCGTGAACTGGGCAAATATGCTTTATCCGGCTCAGAACACACTTTTCAAATATAACATGGTTCCGCTGGATGTTTTCAGTCCGTTGGATATGCGTGCGCCGGGTGGAAGTACGGGTGTGCATGCCATTGAAAGTACAATGGATGATTTGTCCTACAAACTTAAAATTGATCCGCTGCAACTTCGTCTGATAAATTATTCTGTTGACGATGTCAGTATGGATCGCCCGTATTCCAGTAAGGAATTGAGGCAATGTTATTTGCAGGGTGCGGAAAAGTTCGGTTGGTCAAACCGTAATCCTGAACCCCGGAGTATGCGCAAAGGGAATAAACTTGTGGGATATGGTATGGCCACAGGAATCTGGGAAGCGATGACCGTTCCCGCGCGTGCGGAAGCGATTATTACAAAAGAAGGCAAGTTGCTAGTGAGCAGTGCGGTTACGGATATTGGAACCGGTACCTTGACGGTCATGACGCAAATTGCTGCGGATGAACTTGGACTGAAAATGGATGATGTAACATTTTCCTATGGAGATAGTAAAATGCCCTTTGCACCAATTCAGGGAGGATCTTTTACGGTATCAACCATTGGTTCCGCGATCAAAGCAGCCGGGAAAGCGTTAAGGAAAAAGTTGTTTAAAAAAGCAGCTGATATTGATAATTCTCCCTTCAAAAATGTTGCAATAGAGGATGTGGATTTTGATAATGGAAATATTATTCTAAAACAAAATCCGTCTGTTTCTCTTTCTTTTCAGGAGATAGTTGCAGCCAATAAAGGGAAGCAAATCCGGACCATTAATTTCTCCGTTCCTAATGTTCTCAAACTGAAAAAATATTCCCGAGCTGCGCATAGCGCTGCTTTTGTGGAAGTTGAGGTTGATGAAGAATTAGGAATTGTAAACGTAACAAGAGCTGTAACCGCCGTGGCTGCCGGAAACATCATTAATCCTAAAACGGCAAGAAGTCAGATTTTAGGCGGAATGATTTGGGGGATCAGCAAGGCGCTTCGCGAAGAAACCATCACAGATCATCATTTTGGAAAATATATGAATACCAATCTCGGTGAATATCACATTCCTGTTCACGCCGATATTCATGAGCTGGATGTGATTTTTGTTGATGAAAAAGATGAGATTGTTAACGAGCTTGGTAGTAAAGGAATCGGTGAAATTGGTCTGGTAGCCATGCCTCCCGCCATTGCCAATGCTATTTTTCATGCAACCGGAAAAAGAATCAACCAGTTTCCCATTCACTTTGATTCTTTGCTTTAA
- a CDS encoding DUF4142 domain-containing protein encodes MKKFNLMFILAVTMFAAVSCKDDDDDNDSVTDQLTDSDRTFVLNAADGGMFEVMAGQLALKMDSMMVDSMGTDSMAMDSMGMGTGTTSGLDSAGIRSFASMMVTDHTKANNELKTLAAKKSVTLPTTLTTAKQQKLDSLNAMSGSAFNRAYIKMMVSSHQETVDMFQKESDSGSDTDVKSFSSTWLPTFKTHLQHAQMLQDSL; translated from the coding sequence ATGAAAAAGTTTAATCTAATGTTTATTTTGGCTGTAACCATGTTTGCAGCAGTGTCTTGTAAAGATGATGACGACGACAATGATTCTGTAACCGATCAATTGACAGATTCGGACAGGACTTTTGTGTTGAACGCGGCCGATGGCGGTATGTTTGAAGTAATGGCTGGCCAACTTGCACTAAAAATGGATTCCATGATGGTGGACTCTATGGGAACAGATTCTATGGCGATGGATTCAATGGGAATGGGAACTGGCACCACATCAGGACTTGATTCTGCCGGCATCCGCTCTTTCGCCAGTATGATGGTAACTGACCATACAAAAGCCAACAACGAATTAAAAACGCTGGCTGCAAAAAAATCTGTAACTCTGCCAACGACACTTACCACGGCAAAACAGCAAAAACTGGATAGCCTGAATGCGATGAGCGGTAGCGCATTCAACCGCGCATACATTAAAATGATGGTAAGCTCACATCAGGAGACTGTGGACATGTTTCAAAAAGAATCGGACAGTGGGAGCGACACTGATGTTAAATCTTTTTCTTCAACCTGGTTACCTACTTTTAAAACCCACTTGCAGCACGCTCAAATGTTGCAGGATTCTCTTTAA
- the glgX gene encoding glycogen debranching protein GlgX, whose product MDQHLENELLKSPEESEIKVCPGSPFPLGATFDGKGINFSIFSENATGVELCLFDSVEDEIENVKIKIEEVTHNVWHVHIPGLKPGQLYGYRIYGPYEPHNGHRFNPAKLLSDPYAKAIAGDIKWDDALFGYEIGNPEEDISLSDTNSAAFLPKSIVIDGQFDWEGDKQPKIPYHDTIIYEAHVKGFTQLNPEIPEEIRGTYAAMAHPVTINYLKELGITALELMPVHHFVSDRHLIERGLSNYWGYNTLGYFAPDSRYCSSGILGEQVNEFKNMVKELHKAGIEVILDVVYNHTAEGNHLGPTFSFKGIDNCSYYRLTPEDQRFYKDYTGTGNTLNVPLPFVLGLIMDSLRYWVTEMHVDGFRFDLASTLARTLHDTDNLSSFFSIIHQDPVISQVKLIAEPWDIGEEGYLVGKFPPGWAEWNDKYRDCIRDYWRGAESKIAEFALRFTGSPDLYKGGYRRPTASINFITAHDGFTLHDLVSYNEKHNEGNGDNNSDGENDNNSWNCGEEGPTENAEINALRLRQKRNFITTLFLSQGVPMLVAGDEFGRTQSGNNNAYCQDNEVSWLHWENADHELREFTRKVIHVCKDHPTFRRRRWFQGLPIKGSGMDDVMWYLPEGIEMPEESWNHDFAKSLGVYFNGNGIRCVDYDGNRIKDDSFYIIFNAHSEALDYILPTEKNGDGWKKIIDTSNGFIGEEEETFGDGSSIKVQARSVMVLKCPVT is encoded by the coding sequence ATGGATCAACATTTGGAAAATGAACTTTTAAAGTCTCCTGAGGAGTCAGAAATCAAGGTTTGTCCGGGAAGTCCATTTCCATTAGGTGCCACTTTCGATGGTAAGGGAATTAATTTTTCAATTTTCTCTGAAAATGCTACCGGCGTAGAACTTTGTCTTTTTGACTCCGTTGAAGACGAAATTGAAAATGTAAAAATAAAGATTGAAGAAGTAACACATAACGTATGGCATGTGCATATTCCTGGTCTGAAACCAGGCCAGTTGTATGGATACAGAATTTATGGTCCTTATGAACCGCATAACGGTCACCGGTTTAATCCTGCCAAACTATTATCCGATCCTTACGCCAAAGCCATTGCTGGAGATATCAAGTGGGATGATGCTTTGTTTGGCTATGAAATCGGAAATCCGGAAGAAGATATCAGTTTAAGTGATACCAATAGCGCTGCCTTTTTACCAAAATCTATTGTAATAGATGGCCAATTTGATTGGGAAGGCGACAAACAGCCCAAAATCCCTTATCATGATACCATTATTTACGAAGCGCATGTTAAAGGTTTTACCCAGTTAAATCCGGAAATTCCGGAGGAAATAAGAGGTACTTATGCAGCAATGGCACATCCGGTTACCATAAACTATTTGAAAGAGCTTGGCATTACCGCGCTAGAATTAATGCCGGTTCATCATTTCGTTTCAGACAGGCACTTAATTGAACGGGGACTTTCCAACTACTGGGGATATAATACCTTGGGCTATTTCGCACCAGATTCCCGCTATTGCAGTTCCGGCATTTTGGGAGAACAGGTGAATGAATTTAAAAATATGGTTAAGGAACTTCATAAAGCCGGTATTGAAGTTATTCTTGATGTCGTTTATAACCATACGGCAGAAGGAAATCATCTGGGACCAACATTTTCTTTTAAAGGAATTGACAACTGTTCTTATTATCGCCTGACACCGGAAGATCAGCGTTTTTATAAAGATTATACAGGAACAGGAAATACCTTAAATGTTCCGCTGCCTTTTGTTTTGGGGCTGATTATGGATAGTCTTCGTTATTGGGTAACGGAAATGCACGTGGATGGATTCCGCTTTGATCTGGCGTCAACACTTGCAAGGACTTTGCATGATACCGATAATTTGAGTTCATTCTTTTCGATCATCCACCAGGATCCGGTTATTTCGCAAGTCAAGCTAATTGCAGAACCTTGGGATATTGGTGAGGAAGGTTATCTGGTTGGAAAATTTCCTCCAGGATGGGCAGAGTGGAATGATAAATACAGGGATTGCATCCGCGATTACTGGCGTGGAGCAGAAAGTAAAATAGCTGAATTTGCACTGCGTTTTACAGGTAGTCCGGATCTTTACAAAGGCGGTTATCGCCGCCCGACTGCCAGTATTAATTTCATTACGGCGCACGATGGTTTTACGCTTCACGATCTGGTTTCTTACAACGAAAAACATAATGAAGGCAACGGCGACAACAATTCTGATGGCGAAAATGACAATAATTCCTGGAATTGCGGTGAAGAAGGTCCCACGGAAAATGCAGAGATAAATGCGCTCAGATTGCGTCAAAAGCGGAATTTTATAACAACTTTATTTTTATCACAAGGCGTTCCCATGCTTGTTGCCGGTGATGAATTTGGCAGAACGCAGTCCGGAAATAATAATGCTTATTGTCAGGATAACGAAGTTTCCTGGCTTCATTGGGAAAATGCAGATCATGAGCTCAGGGAATTTACCAGAAAAGTAATCCACGTTTGTAAAGATCACCCAACGTTTAGAAGAAGACGCTGGTTTCAGGGATTACCTATTAAAGGTTCTGGTATGGACGATGTGATGTGGTATTTACCAGAAGGCATAGAAATGCCTGAGGAAAGCTGGAATCACGATTTTGCCAAATCGCTCGGTGTTTATTTCAACGGAAATGGTATTCGCTGTGTGGATTATGATGGAAACAGAATTAAAGATGACAGCTTTTACATTATTTTCAATGCCCATTCCGAAGCATTGGATTACATTCTTCCCACTGAAAAAAATGGAGATGGATGGAAAAAAATAATTGATACAAGCAACGGTTTTATAGGTGAGGAAGAAGAAACTTTTGGCGACGGAAGTTCAATTAAGGTCCAGGCCAGATCAGTGATGGTATTAAAGTGTCCTGTAACCTGA
- a CDS encoding (2Fe-2S)-binding protein produces the protein MPGVTEVSLQINGQSHQLKLQPWVTLLDALRENADLTGTKKGCDHGQCGACTVLCDGDRILSCLTLAVMKDGSEITTIEGIAKDGELHPLQKAFIEHDAFQCGYCTPGQICSAIGMLNENKAKSRDEVKELMSGNLCRCGANTNIIDAIMEVKEGGNHE, from the coding sequence ATGCCTGGTGTTACAGAAGTCAGTTTACAAATAAACGGCCAGTCGCATCAATTGAAATTGCAGCCCTGGGTAACTCTTCTGGATGCCTTAAGAGAAAATGCAGATTTGACCGGAACCAAAAAAGGTTGCGATCACGGACAATGTGGTGCCTGTACCGTTTTATGTGACGGCGACCGGATTTTAAGTTGTCTGACCCTCGCAGTAATGAAGGATGGTTCTGAAATCACAACCATTGAAGGTATCGCGAAGGATGGAGAGTTACATCCGCTACAAAAGGCATTTATTGAGCATGATGCATTTCAATGCGGTTATTGCACACCGGGACAGATTTGCAGCGCAATTGGTATGTTGAATGAAAATAAAGCAAAATCAAGAGATGAGGTAAAAGAGCTTATGAGCGGAAATCTTTGCCGCTGCGGAGCAAATACCAATATTATTGACGCGATCATGGAAGTTAAGGAAGGAGGAAATCATGAATAA
- a CDS encoding SDR family NAD(P)-dependent oxidoreductase, producing the protein MNNSEKYALITGATSGIGRELAKLFAADQYNLIIVARNHDELESTATELRQHGGEVITIAKDLFNRDEAFSLYEEVKQKGIQIDVLVNDAGQGIYGLFKDTDIEKELDIINLNISSLVILTKCFVKDMAANGSGKILNLASVASKLPGPWQAVYHGTKAFVLSFSEAIREELKDSGVTITALMPGPTDTDFFNKADMLDSKAVEDKDKLSDPADVAKDGYDALMAGTDKIISGFKNKVQVVVSALAPDSMTAHQVYEQQKPVDHE; encoded by the coding sequence ATGAACAATTCAGAAAAATATGCGCTGATAACCGGTGCTACCAGTGGTATAGGCCGGGAACTTGCCAAACTCTTTGCAGCAGATCAATACAACCTGATTATCGTAGCGCGAAATCATGATGAACTCGAATCTACTGCTACGGAATTAAGGCAACATGGTGGCGAAGTGATTACAATTGCCAAAGATCTTTTTAACCGTGATGAAGCGTTTTCTTTATATGAAGAAGTGAAGCAAAAAGGAATTCAGATTGATGTGCTTGTGAACGATGCCGGTCAGGGAATTTATGGACTTTTCAAGGACACAGATATTGAAAAAGAGCTTGACATTATTAACCTGAATATTTCGTCACTGGTAATTCTTACCAAATGTTTTGTAAAAGATATGGCGGCAAACGGATCAGGAAAAATACTTAATCTGGCATCCGTAGCAAGTAAATTACCTGGTCCATGGCAGGCTGTTTATCATGGAACAAAAGCTTTCGTACTTTCTTTCAGTGAGGCAATCCGCGAAGAACTTAAAGATTCCGGCGTGACGATAACAGCTTTGATGCCGGGGCCTACAGACACAGATTTCTTCAACAAAGCAGATATGCTGGACAGCAAAGCGGTTGAAGATAAAGACAAACTTTCCGATCCGGCGGATGTAGCCAAAGATGGTTACGATGCACTAATGGCCGGTACGGACAAAATAATCTCTGGATTTAAAAACAAGGTACAGGTAGTAGTAAGCGCTCTGGCGCCAGATAGTATGACTGCGCACCAGGTTTATGAGCAACAAAAACCGGTTGATCACGAATAG